In Gemmata obscuriglobus, a single genomic region encodes these proteins:
- a CDS encoding glycosyltransferase family 1 protein — protein sequence MERSPRGRTVLLGWELGGGFGHAHNLLRVARALAADGHRPVLAAREAVAAWPLLRDAPFPVLPIPVWSEPAPAGFVAASFADILRLHGYASDRTLLPLLRQWDGILDVVRPDLVVLDYAPTLGLAAAGRVPTVDIGNGFCQPPADLPVFPPYFRDQSTQPPRGAPEDLLAAVRAAQAARGRPAPAALPGIAAGVEAFVTTVPELDPYREARRRPPVGPLAPPVAADGIAPRRFFAYLSAEVASTEPALTLLAAAGLDGEVYVRGATAGQRERLRGRGLTVHDAPPPLAEVLPRVRAVAHHAGLGTAEAALLAGRPQLLLPEHLEHQLYASAAHRLGVAHYLAGTYPASDVAEGMRQLLDDPAFARRAAEVAADLRRRWPDGSLGTIVGRCRELLDQPAVAVA from the coding sequence GTGGAAAGGTCGCCGCGCGGTCGGACTGTTTTGCTCGGGTGGGAGCTGGGCGGCGGTTTCGGGCACGCACACAATCTGCTCCGGGTGGCCCGCGCGTTGGCCGCCGACGGGCACCGGCCGGTCCTCGCCGCCCGGGAGGCGGTGGCGGCGTGGCCCCTCTTGCGGGACGCTCCCTTCCCCGTGCTCCCTATTCCGGTCTGGTCGGAGCCGGCCCCGGCGGGCTTCGTCGCCGCCTCCTTCGCCGACATCCTCCGGCTCCACGGCTACGCGTCCGACCGCACGCTTCTCCCACTGCTGCGGCAGTGGGACGGCATCCTGGACGTGGTCCGGCCCGACCTCGTCGTCCTCGACTACGCCCCCACCCTCGGGCTCGCCGCGGCCGGTCGGGTGCCGACCGTGGACATCGGGAACGGGTTCTGCCAGCCGCCGGCGGACCTGCCGGTGTTCCCGCCGTACTTCCGCGACCAGTCGACCCAGCCCCCGCGCGGCGCGCCGGAGGACCTGCTGGCCGCGGTCCGGGCCGCGCAGGCCGCCCGCGGCCGGCCCGCGCCCGCCGCGCTGCCGGGCATCGCGGCGGGGGTCGAGGCGTTCGTCACGACCGTTCCGGAGTTGGATCCGTACCGGGAGGCCCGGCGCCGCCCGCCGGTCGGGCCGCTCGCCCCCCCGGTGGCGGCCGACGGGATCGCCCCGCGGCGCTTCTTCGCGTACCTGAGCGCCGAGGTGGCCAGCACCGAACCGGCGCTGACCCTGCTGGCGGCCGCCGGGCTTGACGGGGAAGTGTACGTGCGCGGGGCGACGGCCGGGCAGCGCGAGCGGCTCCGGGGCCGCGGGCTGACCGTCCACGACGCCCCGCCCCCGCTGGCGGAGGTGCTCCCCCGCGTGCGGGCGGTGGCCCACCACGCCGGGCTCGGCACCGCCGAGGCCGCGCTCCTGGCCGGGCGCCCGCAGTTGCTCCTCCCGGAGCACCTGGAGCACCAGTTGTACGCGTCCGCCGCTCACCGGCTCGGGGTCGCCCACTACCTCGCGGGAACGTACCCGGCGTCGGACGTTGCCGAAGGGATGCGGCAGTTGCTCGACGACCCGGCGTTCGCCCGCCGGGCGGCCGAGGTGGCCGCCGACCTGCGCCGGCGGTGGCCCGACGGCTCGCTCGGAACGATCGTCGGCCGCTGCCGCGAACTGCTCGACCAACCGGCCGTGGCGGTGGCCTGA
- a CDS encoding PVC-type heme-binding CxxCH protein: MLRSLLSFCALLAGASLARADGLTPEEAAKRFKLPAGFSARLVASEPTVRQPTSISFDARGRMWVLQYLQYPNYAGLKAVKQDQYLRTVWDKVPEPPPRGPKGLDKITILSDPDASGVFTRSKDFVTGLNIASGFCIGNGGVYVAQPPYLLFYPDKNEDDVPDGDPEVLLSGFGMDDTHSLANSLQWGPDGWLYGAAGSTSTCKIANPANPKEVVEFQQGVWRYHPKTKRFELFSEGGGNTYGLDFDKNGQAIAGTNWGGFACLHQMQGAYHVKGFSKHGPLHNPYTYGYFEHVPYTGFKGGHVTCGGVLYEADVYPEPYRGQYIAANILSNAVYWHKLEPGKSSFQARHGGELMETDDTHFRPVDLLLGPDGCVYVVDFYDRRAAHLDPVDNWDKATGRIYRIEYGGATKREPFDLRKKTAAELAELLKHPNMWWRKEARRLLSERPDAAAAHPKLRKWLLTEKGPLALEALWALAASGGWAEGDFDNVGEHPNEYVRAWMVRLIADEVGASEATPAVLANVARTEKSHAVVAQIACSARRFAPQQEAAVIAAVMDNPILGDDPQLPLLVWWGLEDSNRRDTTDTVRFPYPVGLSPPLRAFFNERVARRFMSGNITRGTERIGALFNLVTDYGDDIEPVLRGVATALQAKPLDAVPPALRQPLAELRKQRPKDLLVLEVLARMGDEAARTALRGLVTDGAVGDAGRLRAVALLRDVRDPKAEPLFLDQFAAAKSDALRVGLLGGLEAFDGPAVGAAVLEGYAGYSPAVKKRAVQLLLTRPSWALALFKRLDASTFPKADLPVEGARVAAALGDKGVTILVEKHFGKLAPATAGEKQARIAWLSTALGRTKSGDPVRGQVLFTKHCAACHQLHGAGGQVGPDLTTADRKNRGYMLAQIVDPSGYIRPEYVVHTVLTNDDRKLSGIVTEQGGAIVVTNYANEQVTKVTIAKADVADLKPSPVSMMPEKLLDSLTEPEIADLFAYLSADAPKVAVPRKDGPAVKRLRLALVSGSFEYKSDESLGAFQKHLEANYAVECVLISAKAEKDRALAGLEQLEKCDAALFFTRRLQIEGASLDHVKAFVKSGKPLVGVRTASHGFQKWLEMDAEVFGGNYKGHFGAGVADVKPVEKAKEHPILKGVKSFKTNGSLYKNPNVATDVNVLLQGTMGKESEPVAWTREKDGRRVFYTSLGHPDDFKDENFVRLLVNGLTWATKGELKPAK, encoded by the coding sequence ATGCTGCGCTCGCTGCTTTCGTTTTGCGCGCTGCTCGCCGGCGCGTCGCTCGCCCGGGCCGACGGCCTCACGCCCGAAGAGGCGGCGAAGCGGTTCAAGCTGCCCGCGGGGTTCTCGGCCCGGCTCGTCGCGTCCGAGCCCACGGTCCGACAGCCTACGAGCATCAGCTTCGACGCGCGCGGCCGCATGTGGGTGCTCCAGTACCTCCAGTACCCGAACTACGCAGGACTGAAGGCCGTCAAGCAGGACCAATACCTGCGCACCGTCTGGGACAAGGTGCCCGAGCCGCCGCCCAGGGGGCCGAAGGGGCTCGACAAGATCACCATCCTCTCGGACCCGGACGCGAGCGGCGTGTTCACGAGGTCCAAGGACTTCGTGACCGGGCTCAACATCGCCAGCGGGTTCTGCATCGGCAACGGCGGGGTGTACGTGGCGCAGCCGCCGTACCTGCTGTTCTACCCCGACAAGAACGAGGACGACGTTCCCGACGGCGACCCGGAGGTGCTGCTCTCGGGGTTCGGGATGGACGACACGCACTCGCTCGCGAACTCGCTCCAGTGGGGGCCGGACGGCTGGCTCTACGGCGCCGCCGGCAGCACCAGCACCTGCAAGATCGCGAACCCGGCGAACCCCAAAGAGGTGGTCGAGTTTCAGCAAGGCGTCTGGCGCTACCACCCGAAGACAAAGCGGTTCGAGCTGTTCAGTGAAGGCGGCGGGAACACCTACGGCCTCGACTTCGACAAGAACGGGCAGGCGATCGCCGGAACCAACTGGGGCGGGTTCGCGTGCCTGCACCAGATGCAGGGCGCCTACCACGTGAAGGGCTTCAGCAAGCACGGCCCGCTTCACAACCCGTACACCTACGGCTACTTCGAGCACGTCCCGTACACCGGCTTCAAGGGCGGTCACGTCACCTGCGGCGGGGTGCTGTACGAGGCCGACGTGTACCCCGAGCCGTACCGGGGGCAGTACATCGCGGCGAACATCCTGTCGAACGCGGTCTACTGGCACAAGCTCGAGCCGGGCAAGTCGTCGTTCCAGGCACGGCACGGCGGCGAACTGATGGAAACCGACGACACCCACTTTCGGCCCGTGGACCTGCTGCTCGGTCCGGACGGGTGCGTGTACGTCGTGGACTTCTACGACCGCCGCGCCGCGCACCTGGACCCGGTCGACAACTGGGACAAGGCCACCGGGCGCATCTACCGCATCGAGTACGGGGGTGCCACGAAACGCGAGCCGTTCGACCTGCGCAAGAAGACCGCCGCGGAGCTGGCCGAACTGCTGAAGCACCCGAACATGTGGTGGCGCAAGGAGGCCCGGCGCCTGCTGTCCGAGCGCCCCGACGCCGCGGCCGCGCACCCCAAACTGCGCAAGTGGCTGCTGACCGAGAAGGGACCGCTCGCGCTGGAGGCGCTGTGGGCGCTAGCCGCTTCGGGCGGGTGGGCGGAGGGCGACTTCGACAACGTCGGCGAGCACCCCAACGAGTACGTGCGCGCCTGGATGGTTCGCCTCATCGCGGACGAGGTGGGCGCGTCGGAGGCGACGCCGGCGGTGCTCGCGAACGTCGCGCGCACGGAGAAGAGCCACGCGGTGGTGGCGCAGATCGCGTGCAGCGCCCGCCGGTTCGCCCCGCAGCAGGAGGCCGCCGTCATCGCGGCCGTGATGGACAACCCGATCCTCGGTGACGACCCGCAACTGCCGCTGCTCGTGTGGTGGGGGCTGGAGGACAGCAACCGGCGCGATACGACCGACACGGTGCGGTTCCCGTACCCGGTTGGGCTGAGCCCGCCACTTAGGGCTTTTTTCAACGAGCGGGTCGCGCGCCGCTTCATGTCCGGGAACATCACCCGCGGCACCGAGCGCATCGGCGCCTTGTTCAATCTTGTGACGGACTACGGCGACGACATCGAACCGGTACTCCGGGGCGTCGCGACGGCGCTCCAGGCCAAGCCGCTCGACGCGGTGCCGCCGGCGCTGCGTCAGCCGCTCGCCGAACTTCGCAAGCAGCGCCCGAAAGACTTGCTGGTGCTGGAGGTGCTGGCGCGGATGGGGGACGAGGCGGCCCGCACGGCCCTCCGGGGGCTCGTGACCGACGGGGCGGTAGGCGACGCCGGTCGGCTGAGGGCCGTGGCGCTACTGCGCGACGTGCGCGACCCGAAAGCCGAACCCCTGTTCCTCGATCAGTTCGCCGCCGCGAAGTCCGATGCGCTCCGGGTCGGGCTGCTCGGCGGGTTGGAGGCGTTCGACGGCCCCGCAGTCGGTGCGGCGGTGCTGGAGGGGTACGCCGGCTACTCGCCCGCGGTGAAGAAGCGGGCGGTTCAACTGCTCCTGACTCGGCCGAGTTGGGCGCTGGCGCTCTTCAAGCGACTTGACGCCAGCACGTTCCCCAAGGCCGACCTGCCGGTTGAGGGCGCGCGGGTCGCCGCCGCACTTGGCGATAAAGGCGTCACGATTCTGGTGGAGAAGCACTTCGGGAAACTGGCCCCGGCGACCGCGGGCGAGAAACAGGCTCGCATTGCTTGGCTCAGCACCGCGCTCGGGCGCACCAAGTCCGGCGATCCGGTGAGGGGGCAGGTGCTGTTCACGAAGCACTGTGCCGCGTGCCATCAGTTACATGGAGCGGGTGGCCAGGTAGGACCGGACCTCACCACCGCGGACCGCAAGAACCGCGGGTACATGCTGGCGCAGATCGTGGACCCGAGCGGCTACATCCGGCCCGAGTACGTCGTCCACACCGTACTGACGAACGACGACCGCAAGCTGTCGGGCATCGTGACGGAGCAGGGCGGGGCGATCGTGGTGACCAACTACGCCAACGAGCAGGTCACGAAGGTTACGATCGCGAAGGCGGACGTGGCGGACCTGAAGCCGTCGCCGGTGTCGATGATGCCCGAAAAGCTGCTCGACTCGCTTACGGAACCGGAGATCGCCGACCTGTTCGCGTACCTGTCAGCGGACGCGCCCAAGGTGGCCGTTCCTCGGAAGGACGGGCCGGCGGTGAAGAGGCTCCGGCTCGCTCTCGTGTCCGGGTCGTTCGAGTACAAATCGGACGAATCGCTCGGGGCGTTCCAGAAGCACCTGGAGGCGAACTACGCGGTCGAGTGCGTCCTCATTTCGGCCAAGGCCGAAAAGGACCGCGCGCTCGCCGGGCTGGAGCAGTTGGAGAAGTGCGACGCTGCGCTGTTCTTCACCCGGCGGCTCCAGATCGAGGGCGCGTCGTTGGATCATGTGAAGGCGTTCGTCAAATCCGGTAAACCGCTCGTGGGCGTCCGAACCGCCAGCCACGGGTTCCAGAAGTGGCTCGAAATGGACGCGGAGGTGTTCGGGGGCAACTACAAAGGGCACTTCGGGGCCGGCGTCGCGGACGTGAAGCCGGTGGAGAAGGCGAAGGAACACCCTATCTTGAAGGGGGTGAAGTCGTTTAAGACGAACGGGAGCCTGTACAAGAACCCCAACGTCGCGACCGATGTTAACGTTCTGCTCCAGGGGACTATGGGCAAGGAATCGGAACCCGTGGCGTGGACCCGTGAGAAGGACGGGCGCCGCGTGTTTTACACCTCCCTGGGCCACCCGGACGACTTCAAGGACGAGAACTTCGTCCGCCTGCTCGTTAACGGGCTAACTTGGGCGACGAAGGGCGAGTTGAAGCCGGCGAAGTGA
- a CDS encoding enoyl-ACP reductase FabI, producing the protein MIPIDFTGKVALVTGVGDNKSFAWYIGKALQAAGAKVVLAVHPRVLDIVQNLLRTTSDPDDVAARKLPDGSDFAPVKLVRCDASYDTMADVKLEEMPDAQRRHYSKYTEDYSITGAVNAVAQEFGGIDILIHSVAFSREITKSLLETSRKAYHEAMGISAYSLVSMVRAAAPHMANRPGGASVVGLTYVAGEKVVPHYGGGMGTCKAALQMDAKQLAWFVGDKNVRVNLISAGPYGSRAARAINKDFDKLIQHAADHSPLRRAIEPEEVANTTLYLCSPLASAVTGQIMYVDCGYNVMGT; encoded by the coding sequence ATGATCCCCATCGATTTCACGGGTAAAGTCGCGCTGGTTACCGGCGTGGGTGACAACAAGAGCTTCGCGTGGTACATCGGCAAGGCGCTCCAGGCGGCCGGGGCGAAGGTGGTGCTGGCGGTCCACCCGCGGGTGCTGGACATCGTGCAGAACCTGCTGCGCACCACCAGCGACCCCGACGACGTGGCGGCCCGGAAGCTGCCGGACGGCTCGGACTTCGCGCCGGTGAAGCTGGTCCGCTGCGACGCCAGCTACGACACGATGGCCGACGTGAAGCTGGAGGAGATGCCGGACGCGCAGCGGCGGCACTACTCGAAGTACACCGAGGACTACAGCATCACCGGCGCGGTGAACGCGGTGGCCCAGGAGTTCGGCGGTATCGACATCCTGATCCACTCGGTGGCGTTCAGCCGGGAGATCACGAAGTCGCTGCTCGAGACGAGCCGCAAGGCGTACCACGAGGCGATGGGGATCAGCGCGTACTCGCTGGTGAGCATGGTCCGCGCGGCGGCGCCGCACATGGCGAACCGGCCGGGCGGTGCGAGCGTGGTGGGCCTCACCTACGTGGCGGGCGAGAAGGTGGTGCCGCACTACGGCGGCGGGATGGGGACGTGCAAGGCGGCGCTCCAGATGGACGCCAAGCAGCTCGCGTGGTTCGTTGGGGACAAGAACGTCCGGGTGAACCTGATCTCGGCCGGCCCCTACGGGAGCCGGGCGGCGCGGGCGATCAACAAGGACTTCGACAAGCTGATCCAGCACGCCGCGGACCACTCGCCGCTGCGCCGCGCGATCGAGCCGGAGGAGGTGGCGAACACGACGCTGTACCTGTGCAGCCCGCTGGCCAGCGCGGTGACGGGGCAGATCATGTACGTGGACTGCGGGTACAACGTGATGGGCACGTGA
- a CDS encoding choice-of-anchor Q domain-containing protein — MAFHNSRSLRKSLFGRLAIEQMEDRCVPAFLAVTGFADGPAGPPTAGTGTQNDPYLFGSLRAAVQYAQAAGDDTITLSAGTYLLTDTTDFGLDIVDAATTGKLTIGGAGASQTSITASFGAPNANTRLFNLSGGADLTLTNMTLSGGNVTDIGGAIVAYGGSAGTHLALTGVDLFANQAQDLGGGVALIGIDGSVTATLTNVNVTNNQSGYGGGIGIFYGGILTATDSSFTGNQAVVIGGGIATYYGGSVTITNSTLSGNTAIYGGAVGVCLDIGGSVTITNSTLSGNTAHYGGAVGVFSDIAGTVSVTNSTLSGNAADYGGAVFTADDYGGATTLTNSTVSGNTATYGGGGLAALYGGNDGTLDLVNSTVSGNAAAYGGGALFTGAQGTLTNSTVTANRGYGGGLSADGWIAVTVRNSIVAGNLDPTGTTPDDLFVDSGIPFLFNYSLIGVGDSLVLAPPPVGTGNQIGTLANPLDPRLGPLANNGGLTHTHALLADSPARDMGDPDASNLPPTDQRGQTRVLGGRVDIGAVEFVAVAIGPDALPAGTVGTAYAATLTAAGASGPFVYTVTAGALPPGVTLSAAGELTGAPTAAGAYTFTVAATDSSGASGAREFALTVAAAATPPKFVLGAGNNGRVQLAGGDGTSIPAFNGFQGEVRVATTDLNGDGVMDIVAGAGAGSAGGHVKVFDGATGALIRSFLAFDGFAGGVYVTTGDINRDGVADLIVGAGAGSAGGHVKVFDGATGALIRSFFAFDGFAGGARVSSGDVNGDGADDIIVGAGVGSAGGHVKVFDGATGALVRSFFTFDGSTGGVFVGAADLDGNGTDEILVGADAGADPVVNVYGAADRPQLSFLAYAPAFRGGVRVAGFDVDGDGRDEILTGSGAGAAGDGRVFDSAGRVLSSQIVADVLSGIFVG, encoded by the coding sequence ATGGCGTTTCATAACAGCCGTTCGCTGCGCAAGAGCCTGTTCGGACGCCTCGCGATCGAACAGATGGAAGACCGATGCGTCCCAGCATTTTTGGCCGTAACCGGGTTTGCCGACGGCCCCGCCGGGCCGCCGACCGCCGGTACCGGGACGCAGAACGACCCGTACCTGTTCGGCAGCCTGCGGGCGGCGGTCCAGTACGCGCAAGCGGCGGGCGACGACACCATCACGCTGTCCGCCGGCACCTATCTGCTTACCGACACCACCGACTTCGGCCTGGACATCGTCGACGCGGCAACGACCGGGAAGCTGACGATCGGCGGGGCCGGAGCAAGCCAGACCTCCATCACGGCCAGCTTCGGAGCGCCGAACGCGAACACCCGCCTCTTCAACCTCTCGGGCGGGGCCGACCTGACGCTCACGAACATGACGCTCAGTGGCGGAAACGTCACCGATATCGGCGGTGCCATCGTAGCGTACGGCGGCTCCGCGGGAACCCATCTGGCGCTCACCGGCGTCGACCTGTTCGCCAACCAGGCCCAAGATCTGGGCGGAGGGGTCGCGCTCATCGGGATCGACGGAAGTGTCACCGCGACCCTGACGAACGTAAACGTGACCAACAACCAGTCCGGATATGGCGGCGGGATCGGGATATTTTACGGCGGTATCTTGACGGCCACTGACAGCTCGTTCACCGGCAACCAGGCTGTCGTGATCGGCGGCGGGATCGCGACATACTACGGCGGGTCGGTGACGATCACCAACAGCACTCTGAGTGGGAACACCGCAATTTACGGAGGCGCGGTCGGGGTGTGCTTAGACATCGGCGGGTCGGTGACGATCACCAACAGCACTCTGAGTGGGAACACCGCACATTACGGAGGCGCGGTCGGGGTGTTCTCAGACATCGCCGGTACGGTGTCGGTGACCAACAGCACCCTGAGCGGGAACGCCGCAGATTACGGCGGCGCGGTCTTCACGGCCGACGACTACGGTGGGGCGACCACCCTGACCAACAGCACGGTGAGCGGCAACACCGCCACATACGGCGGGGGCGGGCTCGCCGCTCTGTACGGCGGGAACGACGGCACGCTCGACCTGGTAAACAGCACCGTCAGCGGCAACGCCGCTGCTTACGGGGGCGGTGCCCTCTTCACCGGCGCGCAGGGGACGCTGACCAACTCGACCGTGACCGCCAACCGGGGGTACGGAGGCGGGCTGTCGGCCGACGGCTGGATCGCGGTCACCGTCCGGAACTCGATCGTCGCCGGCAACTTGGACCCGACCGGAACCACCCCGGACGACCTGTTCGTGGACTCCGGCATCCCGTTCCTCTTCAACTACTCGCTGATCGGCGTGGGTGACAGTCTGGTGCTGGCCCCCCCGCCGGTGGGCACGGGCAACCAGATCGGGACATTAGCGAACCCGCTCGACCCGCGGCTCGGGCCGCTGGCGAATAACGGCGGGCTGACGCACACGCACGCCCTTCTGGCGGACAGCCCGGCCCGCGACATGGGCGACCCGGACGCCTCGAACCTGCCGCCCACGGACCAGCGGGGACAAACCCGGGTGCTCGGCGGCCGGGTGGACATCGGCGCGGTCGAGTTCGTCGCGGTCGCCATCGGCCCGGACGCGCTCCCGGCGGGCACGGTCGGGACCGCGTACGCGGCGACGCTCACCGCGGCCGGCGCGAGCGGTCCGTTCGTGTACACCGTCACCGCCGGGGCGCTGCCGCCCGGCGTGACGCTGAGCGCGGCCGGGGAGCTGACCGGCGCTCCGACGGCGGCCGGGGCGTACACGTTCACAGTTGCGGCGACCGACTCGAGCGGGGCCAGCGGCGCGCGCGAGTTCGCCCTCACGGTCGCCGCGGCCGCCACGCCGCCCAAGTTCGTGCTGGGGGCCGGGAACAACGGTCGGGTCCAGCTCGCCGGCGGCGACGGCACCTCGATCCCGGCCTTTAACGGGTTCCAGGGTGAGGTGCGGGTCGCCACCACGGACCTCAACGGCGACGGCGTGATGGACATCGTCGCCGGGGCCGGTGCGGGCTCGGCGGGCGGGCACGTGAAGGTGTTCGACGGGGCCACCGGCGCCCTGATCCGCTCGTTCCTCGCGTTCGACGGGTTCGCCGGCGGGGTGTACGTCACCACCGGCGACATCAACCGGGACGGCGTCGCCGACCTGATCGTGGGGGCCGGTGCGGGCTCGGCGGGCGGGCACGTGAAGGTGTTCGACGGGGCCACCGGCGCCCTGATCCGCTCGTTCTTCGCGTTCGACGGGTTCGCCGGCGGCGCCCGGGTGTCCAGCGGGGACGTGAACGGGGACGGGGCGGACGACATCATTGTGGGGGCCGGTGTGGGCTCGGCGGGCGGGCACGTGAAGGTGTTCGACGGGGCCACCGGCGCCCTGGTCCGCTCGTTCTTCACGTTCGACGGGTCCACCGGCGGGGTGTTCGTGGGGGCCGCCGACCTGGACGGCAACGGCACCGACGAGATCCTCGTGGGGGCCGACGCCGGGGCCGACCCGGTGGTGAACGTGTACGGCGCCGCGGACCGGCCCCAGTTGAGTTTCCTGGCGTACGCCCCGGCGTTCCGCGGCGGGGTCCGGGTGGCGGGCTTCGACGTGGACGGGGACGGCCGGGATGAGATCCTCACCGGCAGCGGGGCTGGGGCCGCGGGCGACGGCCGCGTGTTCGACTCCGCCGGCCGGGTGCTCAGCTCGCAGATCGTCGCCGACGTGCTCAGCG